In Motacilla alba alba isolate MOTALB_02 chromosome 17, Motacilla_alba_V1.0_pri, whole genome shotgun sequence, the DNA window CCCACTTATTCCATCCACTAagtgtgctgcagccagctgccatGTCTTGTATCCctttttccacaaatatttgTGCAGGAACATCCTTTGTTTATTCGTTACTCAGCCCTGTGGGATCCTGACTCTTAACAGGGACTGCCAGAGCTAATTCAGTATAAATGCTGAGCCAATATAATATTCCAAGTCTTTCACTGACAATGTTATGAAAAAGAGCAAGGTTGTATATATTCTGTAAACTTgaagaaaattcaaaacttcATGACTGGCAAAGGGTCAGGTGGGATAGAAGACAATGCTTTATTATTAATCTTGTTTAAGATGCTGTATCAcataaatgcagaaatacatcTTTGCAAAGAATTTGGTAGCTTCCAAAAttatgagagagaaaatgagggTTTGGTTTGTAATCCTCCACCATGATCTCAGAATTCTGCTCCATAgttcagagctgctccagatgATTCCCGTTCCAGTTGGCTCCTGTTAGCCATGGCAGATACAGAGGCCATTTCAgagcaaggagggagaggagTCTGGCAGGTGAAGAATCGTCAGCACCATCTTAGCAGAGAAGCTACAGGAGCTGTCAAGATTCCCACTGAGATCCCTGTTTGTGGTATGAACTTGACAGTAGCTGGGTGGGAAATCTTCAGACCTGAGATACGCTGTTGTGGGCTTCCTGCTGGGGAATCCTGAGTCAGGTATCAGTTGTGTGCGTTTTGACTCTTTACAGAAATCTCTCATTTAAAAAGTGGAGTACATGGTTTATTTCTTATCCAAATGCTTAGGAAAGCTACCTGGCTGGCCAATGCATTTAAAAACTGAGATATTGTCGTCcgttttctttaaaaaaaattaaagattaagCGTAATTAACACTAATTTTCATCAGTTTGTTTGGGACGTTCTCCCGCAGAGAGGGGCGGGCTGCGGCTGCTCAGGCagggcgggccgggcggggagcggcgcccCCTGCGGGccgcggcggggctgcggcaCGGCGAGCGCCTGGCGGGCACGGCGGGCCGCAGTCGGGCTGGCCGCTGGTCCCGTCCCGGCAGCgctcacagcagcactcagagtATTGCCCGGGCAGCAGCTGCGGCGCAGAGGGAGCGGgcagcgcggcccggcccgggcttGGGGCGCGGCCGCTCCTGCCGGGCGCCCCCGGGAACGCGCCCGCTCCCGGACGGAGCCAGCAGGGGGCGCCGCGCCCGGTGAGCGCCCCCTGCGGCCGGGGGCGGAAGGGCTGGGCCGCGTCACGTGACCGGGACGCGGAAGTGCCCGCAGGAAGGGGGCAGCCGCTTCCGGTGCGGGCGGTGggcgcgggcagggccggggccggggccggggccggggccggggccggggcgcgccGACAGCGGCCCGCTATGAGAGACGCGCCGCGAGCCGGAGGTGAGCGCTGCTGCTCGCGCACCCCGGGCGGGCGTGCTGCCGCCGGGCCCCGGCCGCGGGTCCGCGCtggggcggggcggcgcgcgAGGCCTCCCCACGCtccgcggccgccgctcccgcgctctgccgggccgggccggtgTCCCCGGCGGgaccgggagcggggccgggggcggggtCCGCTCCGGCCGCAGGCTGCGGGCGGGTCCGCGCGGCCGCGGGAGGCGCTGCGGCCTGTCTGGGGCCGCGGCCGGAGCGGCTCCCGGGGACGGTGAGACACCAAGGCCTGCAGGCCTGCGCGGGCAGGGGGAAggagctccctgctggctctTACCAGGAATAATAGTattaaggaaattaaatgtaacTTGTATGTTCTACTCGATGCTCCAGCATGCAGATTGGTTTTTTAGTTACTGTTAATTGGAGTAAAAAGACTTTATGAGCTTGGAGTAAAAGTGCAAAACTAAACAGACTGTAGAAGGAGGGAGTGAAACCCCTTTCGAAAACCCGTTTGCTTGACTTGTAATGCTTTgctaattgaaaatattttgctcacATTTTGTCTGCATGAcaacttaaaatacaaaaaagtcTGCTGTcatctggaaatgtttttgtggGGACATGCTGACTTGCTGAAAGATGACAGTTTAGATTATCAGTAATTGTATATAAATTCTACAGGCAGTTGTCTTTAAACTTAAATTGAACATCTTCTGAAAGCTTATTTTTTTGTAggcaaatattgaaaaatagaATCTTAAATCTGAGACTATTCTGAAGGGAGGTAAGGAACTGCATCTGTATAAAAACATCTGATTGTTTCAAAGAATGGATGTAATATACACAAGGTATAAGGTAACTTGAAATACTTAAATAATTATGTCAAATTGTTCTAAGCAAAGTggcaagaaaaaataacaattgAACTGGCAGGCGCAGTATTCCGTTGCTCACTGGAAAAGTATTGGTAGCTGATTCAGTTCTGAAGAGGGTTGGTGCTTTGAGGAAAAGAACCTGAGGAGTGCTGAAGACAGTAAATTTAAAGGTGGTCTTCTGGAATTATGTGGGCAGCAACTTCATGGAACTTGACCACCGAATCCACTTGCTGCTCCATGGCTCTTCAGAAATCCCATAGCGTTAAATTTACACATTGTTGAATAGAAAAATTGCACAAGTTTAACTTACTCAAGCAGTTAATGTTGGTTTTTCATAGTGACATTTAAATTTCTGCCATTTCTAATTACAATAATGTGCAAATTTCAGGTGTGCATTTGAAAAAGTTGTATTACTGCTAAAAGGGCTGTTAATCTGTTGGTAAGACGTCTGGATTATGTGAGAATACAGATGTGAAAATCTGGGAGCTCTTAGCTGAGATTCTGTCATGTACTTATTATGTTGTTACAAATACACGAGGAACAAGCAGGAAAAGTTCTGTGCGGCACAGGTATCAATTTCTTGATTgaccttttaaattttgtatgATTTCTCTAAAAGGAACATTATAATCCTAGTCCTAACCAAATATCTCAATAAGCTTGGAATTAAAAACTGTATGAGCTGTTGCTGTCCCACCTTCCAGTTAGTGAAACAACAGGGAAATACAGGAGAAGGGTCATAAGCCTTACTCTCAGTGAGGTTCTGCCCGTGCTTCCAGTGTCATCCTGGGAGTTGATACAGTTGGTTTTGAAAAACTGATCTtaagtgaaatatttcatgAGTAAAATCAGTGTTTGTTGGGGGACAAATGAGACGATTTTGTTGgcatttgaaatataaaatcttTCATATGCTGGTACAAACTGTGGGACATCCTGGAGTTAGAACTCTGCTGTGTAATTCCATGAAATAATGGTTTCATTAGCCTAAACTAGTGTTTGAAATGCTTAGTCTATCCCAACTGGATAGTTTGCTGTTTGTAGCTCCTGCTGTAGTTGATGAGTCCTCttgaagagaagaaacacaacaaaatatGGTGGCATAGCAATTTATGGCCTTAGTACAGCTTTAGAAGAGAGAAATACAATAGTGGCAAAAGGTTGAGTTCCATGTGTGTctgttaagaaaaaagaaaaaaatgtagatgaAAATGGAAAGGTCAATACTTGACCAAAcagaatttctaattttatttcttatttttattttatattttttcttgcagCACAACACTAAATTTGTAATGAAATGGAGTCTGGGTCAAGCTCCTTTCGAGTGgaatttccagatttttctaGCACCATTTTGCAGAAGTTAAACCAACAGCGCCAGCAAGGACAATTATGTGATGTGTCCATTGTGGTTCAGGGCCATCTCTTCAGAGCCCATAAAGCTGTTCTTGCAGCTAGTTCACCTTATTTCTGTGATCAGGTTCTCCTGAAAAACAGCAGGCGAATAGTCCTGCCTGATGTGATGAATCCAAGAGTATTTGAAAACATTCTTCTGTCTACGTATACAGGCCGGCTGGTAATGCCCGCGCCAGAAATTGTTAGTTATCTGACAGCAGCAAGTTTCCTCCAGATGTGGCACGTAGTGGATAAGTGCACGGAAGTGCTTGAGGGAAACCCAACAGTTCTGTGTCAGAAGATGAATCATGGCAGTGACCATCAGTCCCCAAGCAGTAGTAGCTACAATGGCCTTGTTGAAACCTTTGAGATTGGCTCTGGAGGACAGACAGAATTCCACAAAGTGCAGGAACTAAGGGATGGCGAAAATGAAGAAGAGAGCTCTAAAGATGAGCTGTCATGTCAGCTGACAGAACACGAGTACCTTCCCAGTAATTCTTCAACAGAGCACGATAGACTTAGCACTGGAATGACCAGTCAGGACGGGGAAGAGGGAACTAGTGATAGCGCAGAGTACCAGTACAGCAGACCGATGTATAGCAAACCCAGTATCATGTCTCACAAGCGGTGGATCCATGTGAAACCAGAAAGGTTTGAACAAGACTGTGAAGGCGTTGATAATCCTTATGATGAACACCAAGTTTCTGAATCCGTGAATACCATCCAGGCAGATCACTCAATCCAGTCTTCAGGTGTTGAAGATTTTCACATAGGTGACAAAAAGATGGAAGCAGAATTTGATGAACAGGCAGATGAAAGTAATTATGATGAACAAGTTGACTTCTATGGCTCGTCTATGGAAGAATTTTCCGGTGAAAGGGCAGATGGCAATTTAAATGCTCACAGACAGGATCTCATGATGGCAGCAGGCTATGGTGAAAGCATTGACATGGCTGCCGGGATTAAAGAAGAAACGTCTCTCACTGGATTCTCCCATGCCGATAAGCTCTATCCTTGTCAGTGTGGAAAAAGCTTTACACACAAAAGTCAGAGAGATCGGCATATGAGTATGCACCTTGGTCTTCGACCTTATGGCTGTGGTGTCTGTGGTaagaaattcaaaatgaaacacCATCTTGTAGGCCATATGAAAATTCATACAGGCATAAAACCATACGAGTGTAACATCTGTGGGAAAAGGTTTATGTGGCGGGACAGTTTTCATCGGCATGTGACCTCTTGTACCAAGTCCTATCAGGCTTCTAAAGCTGAGCAGAGTACTACTGAGATGAACTAAGATATTAGTGCTTACATTTGTTTAGtagagtaagaaaaataaacaaattatgCAAATAATGTCTGGTACTTGCTATTGTATGTTCTCAAAACAAAAGTTTTAATAAGTATGCCGGTATAAACAGATCAAATGTATTTTGCTTCTTGCAATATTACTTCAGGTGTTTATTGTGGGAAGTGCATGTGGTTAATCCGAAAGGTGCCTGCAAAATGAGGTCTGAGATTGATTGTAATCACAGCAGTATTTGGAAGTTGTCTTGTATTTCCAAGTCATCTAAATTCACAGTAAAACTCAGCTCTAAGTTGacaaaaatcttgaaaatacTTAGATGAACAAGAAATTCAGGTAGTACTCcttaatggaaaagaaatctgagaTGACCAAACTGGCTTATACGATTtacatttaaatgaagaaaaaaaaaaagagaattccaCCTCAAGGTGAAGCATCATTAGGTAATGTGCATCATTTAGTAGCCTTTGTTGTATTGCTTAATGAAAGGCAGTGGTAAAGGTGGTTTACATTTCCGTTatccatcttcttttttttaaattaatcttcaGTAAAACAAATATCTAATTTTGTGCTGATTTCTGTTTAGAGTCTGTAATGCACTTACAGTTTTCACTATATAAACTTCAGTATATATTAAGTACACTTTATACTTGCTCTTCTAGGGTCTAATGCTGTACGACTCTTGACTTGATTAGATTTTAATTACTATGTTGTGAGAGCTTCTAGAAGTGTGTGTAATAACTATgtcttattaaaaaataagacaCCAACTAAAGTAAAATGTAACATTTGGAACTTAGtcaaaataatcaaatatttaaagtgtAAATTTCTGTTCAAATTTTTGTGGCTTACTACAGTAGCAAGTACCAAACTCTGGATTCATGAACTGACTCGTTATTGGTACAAAAACTTCTGTGAGAACTTTTATCTTGTTTTAGAAACCTGCTTTAGGAAAATTGCGTAGTCATTGATAGGTATTTATACTTTTAATTCTTTACTCTTTGAATAGTATATAATACTGATTCTTGGTACTGAACTACTGTGACTGGTGATCACAAGCAGAGTTGCTTGCTTCCTCAAAGTTGCTTGTGGAAAAAAGTAGGAAGTATGTGATTTGGATCTTCTGATGGTACTGCAGAACATGGTACCATGCTTATGTCTGAAGCTGGTATTTTTGCTGGGAAAGTGACACTTGTTCTGTGTTAAGATGAGGATCTGTGTGGGGGCTCTCATTCATGGAGATAGATGGAGGGGTGTGTATGGTTCTAAGGgatgctgccagctctgcagattGAGTAAAGGCATCAGTTGTAAAGGTGACAACAGGATTTTGGGGTTGAAAGCTTAATGCAGTCCAATGCAAAAGCAATTGCTTCTTAGTAAGCAAAAAGCCTCTTTGTAGCTTACTGAAATAAGACAGGGAAAGAACATACATAGAATATAATAGAAAGAGCTGATAACCAAGTACAGTGCTGTCCACATGGGGAAAAAGTTAACCAGCATTAAAGACAAGCCTGTCTGACCCCAGTTTCTGTATTAggcactgctgtgtgcaggATAATGTACTGAACAGATGACCCTGCATGGTGAAGCAAAACCACACAAAGATTATTACACTTCAGATTCTTTTTTGAACTCCCAGTAACAAATTGTCTTAAGATACAACTGAACTGTATCCTGAAAGTGAATGTCTGCTGCAAGCTGAGGGTTTTCTACTCAGTGAGCTGtaattactgtaatttcttTACTGGCATTCTacttaaaaactttttttttttttaagaggctCTTAATTATTAATCTTCTAatgcttcaaatattttttcatatggaATTTTGTTAAAACAGATGTTCCCACGTACAATGAACCCATTGCTGGCAATGGGCATGAATGATCAGCACCACAGAGTTCCTGTTCTTAGCACTTAATTGAACTCCACAAATACCATGGTGGCCATGTTTAACCTTTGTGACCAAGGTACTGAAACAGGGATTTTGCTCACTAACACTGTAACCTGCTTAATGTATAGCACTttgtatttaaacaaaacaaaaccaaaaaaaaaaaaaacaaaaaacctacaaaaaaaccacaaaaacaaaaaaaaccccaaaaaacaaaaacaacaaaccaaaccataaTACTTTATAAGTATGTTTTTTAAACTTAGAAATTATATTCCCTCTATGGTTTGTTTACACACTGCTAACACTGTCCTTTTTAATACTAAAAAATACTATAATGCTTGCCTGTTTACATGAGGGTAGAGGAAAGGGTTGTCGCACTCGGTGGCCCTGTTTTTCCATTCTCTAAGGCCTTACCACATACATGGTGTCATTTCTGCAAGTACCATCATCACATTTGAAGGAAGGCAttagaatcatagagtggtttgggttggaaggagacTTTGAAGGTCATCTacttccagccctcctgccatcGGCATGAACACCTTCAgctaggccaggttgctcagaaccccatcctacctggccttgaacatgtCCAGGGTGTTGATACTCATACTCATTTCAAGATGATCTTGTATGTTACATTGGTTCTCAGCCCCTTTCCAATTGTCACTTTGGTTTTGCATAAAAAGGTTAAGGGTGCCTCTTCCCATTTAACCATGAAAAAGGCTGGACAGAAACACCAGTCTGAAAACTGTGGTCAAAAACCACAAAGATATTGAACTCAGACCATCCTACAGAGTTGCCAGCAAAACTGTTTCTTTTACCAGCTTGGAATGACTTTTATATGGGATATTTCAAGGTTTAATGTTACTTCTATTTGCAGTTAGATTACtttgaaataaagctttaaaatcAAATGTACTGCGAGAGACACTTTAAAGATTTTATAACAGGTTCAGTAGATCATATTATAGAACCATGTCCTTTCTTAATGACTTAGCATGAATAGTAACTTTTTAGTATTTGCCTCTTGCTCTTTTACCCCCTATTATGGCATTGTCTTGAAAGTCCAGCAAATGTTGCTCCACTGATTTTTGCAGCCCTTGGCTTTCTGCTGTTAATTTACATGAAACCAGCTGATTGCAGGAAAATACTGATCTGATTGTCATGAGATCAGGTTGAGAGGATTGATGATTCAAGGACAGCTTGAGATACATGTCTAAAATCCTTACTTTTGCATGTCACAGGTGAAACAATTGTCTTGTGGTGTTTTTCTTGAACTCAGTTTATTGCCCTTTGTCAAACTTCTAATCACCAATTCAGGTACGGGAGGaagataaaaaattacttaaaccATCTTTCTCAGGCTCAGCTTAAGTCTAACActtcttctccctgcctttgTGTTCTCAGTTTCCCTTGCTTTCACCAAGAGTTGTATTCAGTTCCTGCCATTTCATTTAGTAAGGTGACAGGTCACAGAGGAGGTTGGGGTCATACACACACTTCCTTGTCTGATGCTTTTCATTTCTTAGAGGGTGTCCTCTGGTGCTTTGGCCTGGTCAGTGTCACCACTATTCATGGTGGCACTGGGCCACAGTCCCTTCAGGGATGTGCCTGTTCCAGCTTGGTTCTTCTGTGGAACTCAGTTGTTTCAGAGGTGTAcctgctctggcagggcttAGCTGTAGGCCAAAGTCCTCTTAGAAGTGAATCTCCTCAGGCAGGGAGTGTGTCCTTCTGTGAGTGTGTCTATACATGTTCTCAGTGACTTCTTCAGGTGTTTTCCCAAGAGCAGCTCTTCAGTTTCTCCACCTGTACCCAGGAGTACCTTCTCCATGTGTCTCCCTGCACCCCTTACTAGCAGCTGCCACTCTTCCTTAAGTACATTtcagcagaagcattttgtgCGCCTCTAGTTGAGATTTTGGCTTGCAGTGGATTGTTTGCATCCATTTTTTGTGCATGCTGAACTTCTTTTGACTAGTGCAGGGCAGCCTGCAAACTCTAGCCATGTGTCACCCCTGCAGTCCTGCCACTGGTGGCCAGTGCAGTTGAACATAGAAAGCCAAGATACACAGATGCAGTTTCTGTCGAGCTTCTGATCTTTGCTAATGGAGTGGTCTTGTTCAAggtatgaaaaattatttcttatttgtggggaggagggaagcaatccatatatatatatatatatatatatatatatgtgtgtgtgtgtgtatatataatatgACTGCATATGTATATGATGAATTTCATTAATCTTCCCGTATGCTTCATTACCTTTGATGATGTGGCTGCTGGCTGTAGTAAAGTGAGTGTCTTCTGAAAACCAGCAATATTATATACCCAGCTgactttcctgctgctttgaagCCATTGTCCTAGCAGTGGTAAGAAGACTTAATGATACTGCAGCTAAGTTCCTTTTCATTCCATTCTGTAACTATGATGTTAATTACCATGCAATCTGTGTAACTGCCATTCTGAAAAATTCAACTGTTAGCAGGGTTCAAATCTGCTTAGGTGTATATTGGACCCTTTTGAGGGAGAAGGTTCCCATTTCACACACCAGTGTTGATTTGCAGGGTGCTTTTTtgttgcttcattttttaaactttccttGTCAGTTTTATGGGTGAGCAGATAGACCCTAGAAGATATTGTCAGTGCAGTTTTTGGTCATAGCTTTTTTCATCTGAGGTGTGTCTAAGCTTGAGAAACTGTCCTGGATCATAAGCAAAGCAGATGATCAAAGGCTGAGTATTGAGTGTTCCAGCATCATTGATCGTGAAAGAATGGAGGCATATCAGGGTTTGTAATCTCAATACTTTTGCCTGGGTGCCAGCAAGATGACCTGTCCCTGAATTGTGAGAGCCCACAGCAGTACACTGAGTGTTTTGCTATAATAGAATTAGGACCTTTCTCAAAGCAACGAAggaaagctggtttttttttgtcttttaaatgcttcattGGGTAACTTGGCTTCTTTAGCTATTAGCTGTAAACTGTCAGTGGCCTAGGGGAAGACGCTGGAAAAGAAGATggtatatttttaatgtgattaaATTGCAAGTTCTGATTTTTGCTTGAAGCCTGTGTATGTCGAttgctgctcctttttttttttcatgggattccatatttctttcagaaatgtaaCTGTTTATGCAAGTCAAGTGAATCTTCCTTAATGAGCTATAAGTTTTTATTCTAAACAAGTCATTTATAATAGTAAATTTGCATATCTTGATATTTTGTGAGATGTTATGCCTGTATTGCAGAGGTTGGATAGTTTTGTCTATAAATATTGCTGTCCTAATTGTACAGCatggttttaatttaatgttactgttcaatattttcttcttatagAAGAGTCCCATGCCCCTTTTTTTCTATAACATGTTTTAATAAATGTTATCCGTCAACtttgtaaatgttttcttaaGCTTGAATGAAAAGAATGCATGTCTAGTACTagtatttaatatttcactttGCCAAAATAAGTGCTCAAAAGTACAAATCCAAAAGTTGTTGATATATaactttattaaatatattaaaaagtgtATCTAGTAATGTGTCTTCTTGAAATAATAACACGTCAGCTTAGTCTAAGAAAACATTAAACTAAGACCTGATTTTTAAGACACAGTAAGTTTGATGAATTTGTTGGATTAGACccatttctttgctgctttaatTAATTGGCTTCCATGCTAGTTCAAATTTGTCAAACAGGTTTTGTCGTAACTGTTTTTTGCAGAATGGTGATCTCTGAAGTTACAGTAGAGAATGTACATGCTGATAGGAAAATTGCAGAGCACTCACTTCATAGTAGCAGCAACCACATGTCCAAAAGGCCTCTTGGTACAGTTGAAGTAGGTACAGAtaacatagattttttttttcttgtctaaaTACAAAGGAAATTTCATGCTGCGGAAAGTATTAAAGATGAAGTTTCCCTTACCTTCCTGTGAGGCTTCTTTCTCTCCTTGACTAAATTCAGGTACTTATACTGAACACTTGATTTTGTCCAGCCTCCATCTGCTCAGTCCTTGTGgaactgtcccagctgctgcttacTGTGTAAGCAAAAAATGAGCTCACTCTCATTGAAAGCATGTTCAGTCAATACCTGGAGAAGTCAGTATTTATGTAATACACTCAGTCTTCAGCAAATTCAAATGGAATATAGtaccagaaaattaattttctatttttgtttacatttaCTGAACATGGAAGAATAAGCCCAGCGTTTTCTGCCTGTTCAGAATTAGTTGTTTGAGTGTTTTTTCGCTGAGGGAACAAATACAGTTTGTCTCTGTGTTCTTTAACTGTTGTGCCCTGGCCAGGATGCTTCCCGGGCCGCTGCTTGATTTGATCAACATTCAATGCCTAATGTATGAAGATTCTGTTCTGTGTCttaaagggagagaaagacaTGCCTCCAGAAGACAGAATGTGGTGTCTGGTT includes these proteins:
- the ZBTB43 gene encoding zinc finger and BTB domain-containing protein 43, with translation MESGSSSFRVEFPDFSSTILQKLNQQRQQGQLCDVSIVVQGHLFRAHKAVLAASSPYFCDQVLLKNSRRIVLPDVMNPRVFENILLSTYTGRLVMPAPEIVSYLTAASFLQMWHVVDKCTEVLEGNPTVLCQKMNHGSDHQSPSSSSYNGLVETFEIGSGGQTEFHKVQELRDGENEEESSKDELSCQLTEHEYLPSNSSTEHDRLSTGMTSQDGEEGTSDSAEYQYSRPMYSKPSIMSHKRWIHVKPERFEQDCEGVDNPYDEHQVSESVNTIQADHSIQSSGVEDFHIGDKKMEAEFDEQADESNYDEQVDFYGSSMEEFSGERADGNLNAHRQDLMMAAGYGESIDMAAGIKEETSLTGFSHADKLYPCQCGKSFTHKSQRDRHMSMHLGLRPYGCGVCGKKFKMKHHLVGHMKIHTGIKPYECNICGKRFMWRDSFHRHVTSCTKSYQASKAEQSTTEMN